Proteins encoded together in one Coffea arabica cultivar ET-39 chromosome 2c, Coffea Arabica ET-39 HiFi, whole genome shotgun sequence window:
- the LOC140035235 gene encoding RGS1-HXK1-interacting protein 1-like isoform X1, translating to MTTTADGGASSPEKSNSAPPQGIVPAFNDDIVEKLKTLEETASPWIDYALKQAQAAQKTIGHHLQDAIEVTKSRLDRIRTTSSAHFNQTLDSLQDAKSDFNAYEDLAIGKIRGPRRILYYKLRRLFASEQVLLSKADAKVKELRQSFEVLKAEAEKLEKAALQAEEEMTRGRTKLRQAGKQIQSVVRSAYKIERQAVGLKDVLRDLPSIEASRFRSQVSNLAKEAKKERRVLNKEVTRISNYGISV from the exons ATGACGACGACTGCCGACGGCGGCGCATCATCACCGGAAAAATCAAACTCAGCGCCACCACAAGGAATAGTCCCCGCATTTAATGATGATATCGTGGAGAAATTAAAAACCCTAGAAGAAACCGCCTCGCCGTGGATCGACTACGCTTTGAAACAAGCTCAAGCAGCTCAGAAGACGATCGGGCACCACCTGCAGGATGCAATTGAGGTCACCAAATCTCGGCTGGACCGCATTCGCACCACCTCCTCCGCGCATTTCAATCAAACTCTA gaTTCTTTGCAAGATGCCAAGTCTGATTTTAATGCTTATGAGGACCTCGCTATTGGGAAGATTAGAG GGCCGAGGCGTATATTGTACTACAAATTAAGGCGTCTTTTTGCGAGTGAACAG GTGTTGCTGTCAAAAGCTGATGCAAAAGTCAAGGAATTGAGGCAATCATTTGAAGTTTTGAAGGCTGAAGCTGAAAAATTGGAG AAAGCAGCATTGCAAGCTGAGGAGGAGATGACACGTGGAAGAACAAAACTCAG ACAAGCTGGGAAACAAATCCAGAGTGTTGTTCGCTCAGCTTATAAGATAGAGAGACAAGCTGTGG GTTTGAAAGATGTTTTACGAGACCTCCCCAGCATAGAAGCTTCTCGTTTTCGATCGCAA GTTTCGAACCTTGCTAAAGaggcaaaaaaagaaagacgTGTTCTCAACAAAGAGGTCACAAGGATCAGCAATTATGGAATTTCTGTCTGA
- the LOC140035235 gene encoding RGS1-HXK1-interacting protein 1-like isoform X2, translated as MTTTADGGASSPEKSNSAPPQGIVPAFNDDIVEKLKTLEETASPWIDYALKQAQAAQKTIGHHLQDAIEVTKSRLDRIRTTSSAHFNQTLDSLQDAKSDFNAYEDLAIGKIREGFNLAAANPFVAAGSIFAVGLLGLKRPRRILYYKLRRLFASEQVLLSKADAKVKELRQSFEVLKAEAEKLEKAALQAEEEMTRGRTKLRQAGKQIQSVVRSAYKIERQAVGLKDVLRDLPSIEASRFRSQVSNLAKEAKKERRVLNKEVTRISNYGISV; from the exons ATGACGACGACTGCCGACGGCGGCGCATCATCACCGGAAAAATCAAACTCAGCGCCACCACAAGGAATAGTCCCCGCATTTAATGATGATATCGTGGAGAAATTAAAAACCCTAGAAGAAACCGCCTCGCCGTGGATCGACTACGCTTTGAAACAAGCTCAAGCAGCTCAGAAGACGATCGGGCACCACCTGCAGGATGCAATTGAGGTCACCAAATCTCGGCTGGACCGCATTCGCACCACCTCCTCCGCGCATTTCAATCAAACTCTA gaTTCTTTGCAAGATGCCAAGTCTGATTTTAATGCTTATGAGGACCTCGCTATTGGGAAGATTAGAG aggGCTTTAATCTTGCTGCTGCAAACCCATTTGTTGCAGCAGGATCTATTTTTGCTGTAGGACTTCTTGGCCTGAAAA GGCCGAGGCGTATATTGTACTACAAATTAAGGCGTCTTTTTGCGAGTGAACAG GTGTTGCTGTCAAAAGCTGATGCAAAAGTCAAGGAATTGAGGCAATCATTTGAAGTTTTGAAGGCTGAAGCTGAAAAATTGGAG AAAGCAGCATTGCAAGCTGAGGAGGAGATGACACGTGGAAGAACAAAACTCAG ACAAGCTGGGAAACAAATCCAGAGTGTTGTTCGCTCAGCTTATAAGATAGAGAGACAAGCTGTGG GTTTGAAAGATGTTTTACGAGACCTCCCCAGCATAGAAGCTTCTCGTTTTCGATCGCAA GTTTCGAACCTTGCTAAAGaggcaaaaaaagaaagacgTGTTCTCAACAAAGAGGTCACAAGGATCAGCAATTATGGAATTTCTGTCTGA